Below is a window of candidate division KSB1 bacterium DNA.
ACGGTATCGATTTCCAAACATATGAAAAAGAAGAATATTAAGCATGGAAATAGGGTGAAATGATCTTTTCTTGGATAAAAATTATAAGGATTATGAATAGGTCAGGTCAGGTTAATAAATAAATAGTTTATTTTTATCCTTTTCTTAGTCGTCTATTGAAAGAAAAAAATGTCCCTCTTTGACTGGATTGTAATTGCCCTTTATTTGACTGGAACCATCATATTAGGGCTTTGGGTGAGTAAAAAGCAGGAAAATTTAAAGGACTTTTTTTTAGGTGGGCGCAGTATCCCGTGGTGGGCAGCACTTCTTTCAATGGTAGCTACTGAAATTAGTGCGGCCACATTCCTTGGAGCGCCGGAGCAAGGCTATATAAGAGATATGACCTATATGCAGTTTTCAATAGGGACTGTATTAGCCCGGTTTGTAATAGCTGCAGTTTTCCTGGGTGTTTTTTACCGGTTTCAAGTTTACACAATATATGGATATTTAACCCATCGTTTTGGAGCACCTACACACACATCCGTTGCAGGTGTATTTTTGTTAGGTAGATTGTTTGCCAGCGGCGCCCGGTTGTTTATAGCATCTATAGCCATTAATGTTGCCACAGGTCTGGATATGACATCTTCAATCATCATTCTTGCTATTGTAGCCATCGCTTATACCTGGCTTGGCGGAATAAAAGCAGTAATTTGGACTGATGTTGCACAAGCTGTTATACTTGTCGGGGGTGGAATTATAACTGTCTTGAGTTTGATCAGTCATATTCCTTTATCTTTCAGTGAAATTATTGACCAGGTTGCAGAAGCTGGTAAGTTCAGGGTTTTCGATTTTAGGTGGACTACACTTGATGGCGGCTCAGCGGCCTTGTTGAATCCGTATCATTTTATCCCGGCAGTCATTGGTGGATTTTTCCTAACGATGGCTACTCACGGCACTGATCATGATATGGTCCAGCGCTTACTTACATGCAAAAATAGTAAAGAAGGTAAACGATCTTTATGGATGAGTGGCTTTCTCAGTGTGATGGTTGCACTCCTTTTTATTTTTATAGGACAATTACTTTTTGTATATGTAACTCAATTGCCAACCGGTCACCATATGGTTGAAATTGCAGACCAATTACGAGCTTCAGGAAAAAACGGTCATTTTTTTCTCCATTATATTGTTGAAATTCTTCCTATGGGTATTACCGGGCTTGTTTTAGCATCTGTATTTGCTGCAGCCATGTCTAGCCTAGATTCAGCGTTAAATGCGATGAGCGCTACAGTTGTAACCGACTTTTACAAACCATATTTTAGGAAAAATGCAGATTCAAAGCATTATCTGAAAGTTTCCCGTTTAGCAACGATATTGATTGGTGCACTATTAGTGGGAGCAGCATTACTGGTAGTTTATTATTACGAGGCTAATCCTGAAACAGATTTGTTGAGTATTGCACTTGGGGTCATGACTCTTTTCTATGGAGCGCTATTAGGTATATTTTTAATTGGATTATTAATGAAATCCAGAGGCAGTACGGTAAGCAATATTGTTGGTATGGCTTTAAGCATTATTGTAATCATTCTCATTAAATACAACACTAGCCTTGCATGGCCATGGTTTATAGTAATTGGTACGTTGATTACTTTCATTATATCATTCCTAGGGAGAACAGCTTCTGTTATTGTTAGGAAATTCGAATTAGAAAATAATTCAAACATTGAAATGAATGGTTAATTAATTTATTCCTTTGTATTTATAGGAGATAAAGGATGAATACTGAAATTAAATTTGCCCCCGATTTAGGTTTTTCTAAAAGAGCGCACGTACAATCATTAGAGCAATATCATGAGTTATACAACCAATCTATTGAAGATCCTGATCTGTTTTGGGGTCGAATTGCTGAACGA
It encodes the following:
- a CDS encoding sodium/solute symporter (Members of the Solute:Sodium Symporter (SSS), TC 2.A.21 as described in tcdb.org, catalyze solute:Na+ symport. Known solutes for members of the family include sugars, amino acids, nucleosides, inositols, vitamins, urea or anions, depending on the system.), coding for MSLFDWIVIALYLTGTIILGLWVSKKQENLKDFFLGGRSIPWWAALLSMVATEISAATFLGAPEQGYIRDMTYMQFSIGTVLARFVIAAVFLGVFYRFQVYTIYGYLTHRFGAPTHTSVAGVFLLGRLFASGARLFIASIAINVATGLDMTSSIIILAIVAIAYTWLGGIKAVIWTDVAQAVILVGGGIITVLSLISHIPLSFSEIIDQVAEAGKFRVFDFRWTTLDGGSAALLNPYHFIPAVIGGFFLTMATHGTDHDMVQRLLTCKNSKEGKRSLWMSGFLSVMVALLFIFIGQLLFVYVTQLPTGHHMVEIADQLRASGKNGHFFLHYIVEILPMGITGLVLASVFAAAMSSLDSALNAMSATVVTDFYKPYFRKNADSKHYLKVSRLATILIGALLVGAALLVVYYYEANPETDLLSIALGVMTLFYGALLGIFLIGLLMKSRGSTVSNIVGMALSIIVIILIKYNTSLAWPWFIVIGTLITFIISFLGRTASVIVRKFELENNSNIEMNG